The following are from one region of the Streptomyces fradiae genome:
- a CDS encoding maltokinase, with protein MPETASTTRAPDALLPSLTPLLHTWLPRQRWFAGKGRRVTGFALDAATELLPLDGTGPGLLHLLVRVEQPGRPAGTPADCYQLLLGVRPQLPPRLAPALIGRIRQGPLAGRAVYEGLRDPRLAGLLYERLRAPGRIGPLRFHTTAPLLPALAPRVLDAEQSNSSLVYGDSFILKIFRRVSPGANPDLELPLALARAGCARVPEPVAWFETEHATLGVLQPFLRESRDGWRLALDALADGREFTTEARALGRATAEVHLALATALPTERLRRDRAAHLAAAMDARLHAAAQAVPALLPYVPGLRAVFAAAGDAGGAGPLQRIHGDLHLGQTLRGSDGAWAVIDFEGEPAKPLDERRSPQPPVRDIAGMLRSFDYAARTHRPWNADWAARCRAAYCTGYAEASGTDPRAHPALLRAYETDKAVYEVVYEARHRPDWLPVPMAAIERLAGGA; from the coding sequence ATGCCGGAGACCGCATCCACCACCCGGGCCCCGGACGCCCTCCTTCCGTCACTCACGCCCCTGCTGCACACCTGGCTGCCCCGGCAGCGCTGGTTCGCCGGCAAGGGCCGCCGGGTCACCGGATTCGCTCTGGACGCGGCCACCGAGCTGCTGCCGCTGGACGGCACCGGACCCGGTCTCCTCCATCTGCTCGTACGGGTCGAGCAACCCGGCCGGCCGGCCGGAACGCCCGCCGACTGCTACCAGTTGCTCCTCGGGGTGCGGCCCCAGCTGCCGCCGCGCCTCGCCCCCGCCCTCATCGGGCGGATCCGCCAGGGCCCGCTGGCGGGCCGGGCCGTCTACGAGGGGCTGCGCGACCCGCGGCTCGCCGGACTGCTCTACGAACGGCTGCGCGCGCCCGGCCGGATCGGCCCGCTGCGCTTCCACACCACCGCCCCGCTGCTGCCCGCGCTCGCCCCGCGGGTGCTCGACGCCGAGCAGTCCAACTCGTCGCTGGTCTACGGAGATTCGTTCATCCTGAAGATCTTCCGGCGGGTCAGCCCGGGCGCCAACCCGGACCTGGAGCTGCCGCTCGCCCTGGCACGGGCGGGCTGCGCGCGGGTGCCGGAGCCGGTGGCCTGGTTCGAGACCGAGCACGCCACCCTGGGTGTCCTTCAGCCCTTCCTGCGCGAGTCGCGGGACGGCTGGCGGCTCGCCCTCGACGCGCTCGCCGACGGGCGGGAGTTCACCACGGAGGCGCGCGCGCTCGGCCGGGCCACCGCCGAGGTGCACCTCGCCCTGGCGACCGCCCTGCCCACCGAGCGCCTCCGGCGCGACCGGGCCGCGCACCTGGCCGCCGCGATGGACGCCCGGCTGCACGCCGCCGCGCAGGCGGTGCCCGCGCTCCTGCCGTACGTCCCGGGGCTGCGGGCCGTGTTCGCCGCCGCGGGCGACGCGGGCGGCGCCGGGCCGCTCCAGCGCATCCACGGCGACCTGCACCTCGGCCAGACGTTGCGCGGCTCGGACGGCGCGTGGGCGGTGATCGACTTCGAGGGCGAGCCTGCCAAGCCGCTCGACGAGCGCCGCAGCCCGCAGCCGCCGGTCCGCGACATCGCCGGCATGCTCCGCTCCTTCGACTACGCGGCCCGCACCCACCGCCCCTGGAACGCCGACTGGGCCGCCCGCTGCCGCGCCGCCTACTGCACGGGCTACGCGGAAGCCTCCGGCACCGACCCCCGCGCCCACCCCGCCCTCCTCCGCGCCTACGAGACCGACAAGGCCGTCTACGAGGTCGTCTACGAGGCCCGCCACCGCCCGGACTGGCTCCCGGTCCCGATGGCGGCGATCGAACGCCTGGCAGGAGGAGCGTGA
- the treS gene encoding maltose alpha-D-glucosyltransferase translates to MTVNEPVPDTFEDTPARDRDPDWFKRAVFYEVLVRSFQDSNGDGVGDLKGITSRLDYLQWLGVDCLWLPPFFKSPLRDGGYDVADYTSVLPEFGDLADFVEFVDAAHARGVRVIIDFVMNHTSDAHPWFQESRSDPDGPYGDYYVWADDDKQYPDARIIFVDTETSNWTFDPVRKQYYWHRFFSHQPDLNYENPRVQEEILSALRFWLDLGIDGFRLDAVPYLYQEEGTNCENLPATHAFLRAVRKEIDEHYPDRVLLAEANQWPEDVVDYFGDFRSGGDECHMAFHFPVMPRIFMAVRRESRTPVSEILAKTPAIPSGCQWGIFLRNHDELTLEMVTDEERDYMYAEYAKDPRMRANIGIRRRLAPLLDNDRKQMELFTALLFSLPGSPVLYYGDEIGMGDNIWLGDRDGVRTPMQWTPDRNAGFSSCDPGRLYLPAIMDPVHGYQVTNVEAGMASPSSLLHWTKRMIEIRKQNRAFGLGSYTELPSTNPAVLAFLREDGDDLVLCVNNFSRFAQPTELDLRRFDGVKPVELIGGVEFPAIGQWPYLLTLAGHGFYWFRLKRS, encoded by the coding sequence ATGACAGTCAACGAACCCGTCCCCGACACCTTCGAGGACACCCCCGCCAGGGACCGCGATCCCGACTGGTTCAAGCGGGCGGTCTTCTACGAGGTCCTGGTCCGCTCCTTCCAGGACAGCAACGGCGACGGAGTCGGCGACCTGAAGGGCATCACGTCGCGTCTCGACTATCTGCAGTGGCTGGGGGTGGACTGCCTCTGGCTGCCCCCGTTCTTCAAGTCGCCGCTGCGCGACGGCGGCTACGACGTCGCCGACTACACCTCGGTGCTCCCGGAGTTCGGCGATCTCGCCGACTTCGTGGAGTTCGTGGACGCGGCGCACGCCCGCGGGGTGCGCGTGATCATCGACTTCGTGATGAACCACACGAGCGACGCGCACCCGTGGTTCCAGGAGTCGCGCAGCGACCCGGACGGCCCCTACGGGGACTACTACGTCTGGGCGGACGACGACAAGCAGTACCCGGACGCCCGGATCATCTTCGTGGACACGGAGACGTCCAACTGGACCTTCGACCCGGTCCGCAAGCAGTACTACTGGCACCGCTTCTTCTCCCACCAGCCGGACCTCAACTACGAGAACCCGCGGGTCCAGGAGGAGATCCTGTCCGCGCTGCGCTTCTGGCTGGACCTCGGCATCGACGGGTTCCGGCTGGACGCGGTGCCGTACCTCTACCAGGAGGAGGGCACCAACTGCGAGAACCTGCCCGCCACCCACGCCTTCCTCCGGGCGGTCCGCAAGGAGATCGACGAGCACTACCCGGACCGAGTGCTGCTCGCCGAGGCCAACCAGTGGCCGGAGGACGTGGTCGACTACTTCGGCGACTTCCGCTCCGGCGGCGACGAGTGCCACATGGCCTTCCACTTCCCGGTCATGCCGCGGATCTTCATGGCGGTACGGCGCGAGTCGCGCACCCCGGTCTCCGAGATCCTGGCGAAGACCCCGGCGATCCCGTCCGGCTGCCAGTGGGGCATCTTCCTGCGCAACCACGACGAGCTGACCCTCGAGATGGTCACGGACGAAGAGCGCGACTACATGTACGCCGAGTACGCCAAGGACCCGCGGATGCGGGCCAACATCGGCATCCGGCGGCGGCTCGCCCCGCTCCTCGACAACGACCGCAAGCAGATGGAGCTGTTCACCGCGCTGCTGTTCTCGCTGCCGGGCTCGCCGGTGCTCTACTACGGCGACGAGATCGGCATGGGCGACAACATCTGGCTGGGCGACCGGGACGGGGTGCGCACCCCGATGCAGTGGACGCCGGACCGCAACGCGGGCTTCTCGTCCTGCGATCCGGGCCGGCTCTACCTCCCGGCCATCATGGACCCGGTGCACGGCTACCAGGTGACCAATGTGGAGGCGGGGATGGCCTCGCCGTCCTCGTTGCTGCACTGGACGAAGCGGATGATCGAGATCCGTAAGCAGAACCGTGCCTTCGGGCTCGGCTCGTACACCGAACTGCCGTCGACGAACCCGGCGGTGCTCGCCTTCCTCAGGGAAGACGGTGACGACCTCGTGCTGTGCGTGAACAATTTCTCCCGCTTCGCGCAGCCGACCGAGCTCGACCTGCGCCGCTTCGACGGCGTGAAGCCGGTGGAGCTGATCGGCGGGGTGGAGTTCCCGGCGATCGGGCAGTGGCCGTATCTGCTGACCCTCGCCGGGCACGGGTTCTACTGGTTCCGCCTCAAGCGATCCTGA
- a CDS encoding alpha-1,4-glucan--maltose-1-phosphate maltosyltransferase, translated as MGRIPVLDVSPLVDCGRRPAKAVVGETFEVTATVFREGHDAVAANVVLRGPSGRPGPWTPMRELAPGSDRWGAEVTPDAEGLWTYTVEAWSDPLATWRHTARIKIPAGIDSELVLAEGAELHERAAKGVPKKGGGREAVLAVADTLRDESRPAAVRLAAALAPRVVESLDRHPLRELVSQSPALPLRVERERALFGAWYEFFPRSEGVRTVRGRTKPGTFRTAAERLPAIAAMGFDVVYLPPIHPIGVTHRKGPNNSLSASPEDVGVPWAIGSPEGGHDAVHPDLGTIEDFDAFVARARELRLEIALDFALQCSPDHPWVEKHPEWFRRRPDGSIAYAENPPKKYQDIYPIDFDGAGDDMAGIVAETVRVLRHWMDHGVRIFRVDNPHTKPVVFWERVIGEINGQDPDVIFLAEAFTRPAMMRTLGAVGFQQSYTYFTWRNTKAELTEYLTELSGDAAAHMRPNLFVNTPDILHAYLQHGGRPAFETRAVLAATLSPTWGMYAGYELCEGTPLREGCEEYLDSEKYQLRPRDWESAERSGASIAPLITSLNRIRRRNPALRRLRNLTFHATDNDAVIAYAKRSGPNTVLVVANLDPHHTQEATVSLNMPELGLAWHETVPVRDELTGETYHWGRANYVRLEPGVTPAHVLVLRPSPQTGGSPTS; from the coding sequence ATGGGACGCATTCCCGTCCTGGACGTCAGCCCTCTGGTCGATTGCGGCCGCCGCCCCGCGAAGGCGGTGGTGGGCGAGACCTTCGAGGTCACGGCCACCGTCTTCCGCGAGGGGCACGACGCCGTCGCCGCCAATGTCGTGCTGCGCGGCCCGTCCGGGCGGCCCGGGCCCTGGACCCCGATGCGGGAGCTGGCGCCGGGCTCCGACCGGTGGGGCGCCGAGGTCACCCCGGACGCCGAGGGCCTGTGGACGTACACCGTCGAGGCGTGGAGCGATCCGCTCGCGACCTGGCGGCACACCGCGCGGATCAAGATCCCGGCCGGGATCGACTCCGAGCTGGTCCTCGCCGAGGGCGCGGAGCTGCACGAGCGGGCCGCGAAGGGCGTGCCGAAGAAGGGCGGCGGCCGGGAGGCGGTGCTCGCCGTCGCGGACACCCTGCGCGACGAGTCCCGGCCGGCGGCGGTGCGGCTCGCGGCGGCGCTCGCGCCCCGGGTGGTGGAGTCCCTGGACCGGCATCCGCTGCGCGAACTGGTCTCCCAGTCCCCCGCGTTGCCGCTGCGGGTGGAGCGCGAGCGGGCGCTGTTCGGTGCGTGGTACGAGTTCTTCCCGCGCTCCGAGGGGGTGCGGACGGTCCGCGGGCGGACGAAACCGGGCACCTTCCGCACCGCCGCGGAGCGGCTTCCGGCCATCGCCGCGATGGGCTTCGACGTGGTGTACCTGCCGCCGATCCATCCGATCGGCGTGACCCACCGCAAGGGCCCGAACAACTCGCTGTCGGCGAGCCCGGAGGACGTGGGCGTGCCGTGGGCGATCGGCTCGCCGGAGGGCGGGCACGACGCGGTCCATCCGGACCTGGGCACGATCGAGGACTTCGACGCGTTCGTGGCGCGGGCGCGCGAGCTGCGGCTTGAGATCGCGCTGGACTTCGCGCTGCAGTGCTCGCCGGACCACCCGTGGGTGGAGAAGCACCCGGAGTGGTTCAGGCGCCGGCCCGACGGCTCTATCGCGTACGCGGAGAACCCGCCGAAGAAGTACCAGGACATCTATCCGATCGACTTCGACGGCGCCGGCGACGACATGGCCGGGATCGTCGCGGAGACGGTGCGGGTGCTTCGGCACTGGATGGACCACGGGGTGCGGATCTTCCGGGTGGACAACCCGCACACCAAGCCGGTGGTGTTCTGGGAGCGGGTGATCGGCGAGATCAACGGCCAGGACCCGGATGTCATCTTCCTGGCGGAGGCGTTCACCCGCCCTGCGATGATGCGCACGCTCGGCGCGGTCGGCTTCCAGCAGTCGTACACGTACTTCACGTGGCGCAACACCAAGGCGGAGCTGACCGAGTACCTGACGGAGCTGTCCGGGGACGCGGCCGCGCACATGCGCCCGAACCTCTTCGTGAACACCCCGGACATCCTGCACGCCTATCTGCAGCACGGCGGCCGGCCGGCCTTCGAGACGCGGGCGGTGCTCGCCGCGACCCTCTCCCCGACCTGGGGCATGTACGCGGGCTACGAGCTGTGCGAGGGCACGCCGCTGCGCGAGGGCTGCGAGGAGTACCTGGACTCGGAGAAGTACCAACTGCGACCGCGCGACTGGGAGTCGGCGGAGCGCTCGGGCGCCTCGATCGCCCCGCTGATCACCAGCCTGAACCGGATCCGGCGCCGCAACCCGGCGCTGCGGCGGCTGCGGAACCTGACCTTCCACGCGACGGACAACGACGCCGTCATCGCGTACGCCAAGCGTTCGGGTCCGAACACCGTTCTGGTGGTCGCCAACCTCGACCCCCACCACACCCAGGAGGCCACGGTCTCGTTGAACATGCCGGAACTCGGCCTCGCCTGGCACGAGACCGTGCCGGTGCGCGACGAGCTCACCGGCGAGACCTATCACTGGGGCAGGGCCAACTACGTGCGTCTGGAACCGGGTGTCACGCCCGCGCACGTGCTCGTCCTGCGACCGTCCCCGCAGACCGGAGGGTCACCCACATCATGA
- a CDS encoding dihydrofolate reductase family protein has translation MARQLLKVQNFNVSLDGVAAGEDQTLERPFGHAIDPQKMFAWCGATASWPTRTEEGGSRGLDDYLVRDFSHNIGAEIMGRNKFGPQRGPWQDLEWQGWWGDEPPFHTPVFVLTHHPRPSFTLSDTTFHFVDADPVTALEMAKEAAEGKDVRLGGGVTTVREFLDADLIDTLHIAVSPVKAGSGLRLWESPEELTDRYHLDVVPSPSGVTHHLFWRK, from the coding sequence ATGGCACGGCAACTCCTGAAGGTCCAGAATTTCAACGTCTCGCTCGACGGCGTCGCCGCCGGCGAGGACCAGACCCTTGAGCGCCCCTTCGGGCATGCGATCGATCCGCAGAAGATGTTCGCCTGGTGCGGGGCGACGGCGAGCTGGCCGACGCGCACCGAGGAGGGCGGCAGCCGGGGTCTGGACGACTATCTGGTGCGGGACTTCTCGCACAACATCGGCGCCGAGATCATGGGCCGCAACAAGTTCGGTCCGCAGCGCGGCCCGTGGCAGGACCTGGAGTGGCAGGGCTGGTGGGGCGACGAGCCGCCGTTCCACACGCCGGTGTTCGTGCTGACCCACCATCCGCGACCCTCGTTCACGCTCTCCGACACCACCTTCCACTTCGTGGACGCCGATCCGGTCACCGCCCTGGAGATGGCGAAGGAGGCGGCGGAGGGGAAGGACGTACGGCTCGGCGGCGGGGTCACCACGGTCCGCGAGTTCCTGGACGCCGACCTGATCGACACCCTGCACATCGCCGTCTCGCCCGTAAAGGCGGGTTCCGGTCTGCGGCTGTGGGAGTCGCCCGAGGAGCTGACCGACCGTTACCACCTCGATGTGGTGCCGAGCCCCAGCGGCGTCACCCACCACCTGTTCTGGCGGAAGTGA
- the glgP gene encoding alpha-glucan family phosphorylase, producing the protein MKAIRRFTVRPVLPDTLRPLADLACNLRWSWHEPTRALFETVDPEGVRAADGDPVRALGAIDAGRLAALAADPDFQARLRAAAEDLDRYLTEPRWYQRQPGDLPAAIGYFSPEFGVTAALPQYSGGLGILAGDHLKAASDLGVPLIAVGLLYRHGYFRQSLSRDGWQQEHYPVLDPGELPLSLLREPDGTPARVTLALPGGRSLHAHIWIARVGRVPLLMLDSDVEENAPGEREVTDRLYGGGSEHRLLQEMLLGIGGVRALRTYARLTGTPAPEVFHTNEGHAGFLGLERIRELAEPAADGRPGLDFDAALEAVRAGTVFTTHTPVPAGIDRFDRTLVARHLGEDGALPGVDTGRILALGDETPLGGDPGVFNMAAMGLRLARRANGVSTLHGAVSRAMFAGLWPGFDADEVPLTSVTNGVHAPTWTAPEVAGLAPDATDGELWELRRTLRERLVLDVRQRLRASWRQRGAAAAELGWTDSVLDPDVLTIGFARRVPSYKRLTLMLRDKDRLRSLLLHPERPVQLVVAGKAHPADDGGKKLVQELVRFADDPRVRHRIVFLPDYGMGMARGLYPGCDVWLNNPLRPLEACGTSGMKAALNGCLNLSVLDGWWDEWFEPDFGWAIPTADGAAALDEERRDDLEAAALYELIERRVAPRFYDRGADGVPAGWTAMVRRTLADLGPKVLADRMVQEYVERLYAPAAAAHRALGPDAARELAAWKARVRAAWPKVSVDHVEVGDDLRDAELGATPAVRVRVSLGELHPDDVEVQVVTGRVDADDRLLSPRTAVLKPAGGPDLEGRLPYAGALSLDRTGPFGCTVRVLPAHPLLTHPAELGLAALPAETTGEGAGVLLR; encoded by the coding sequence GTGAAGGCAATCCGTCGATTCACCGTGCGTCCCGTCCTCCCCGACACCCTTCGACCGCTCGCCGACCTGGCGTGCAACCTGCGCTGGTCCTGGCACGAGCCGACCCGCGCCCTCTTCGAGACCGTGGACCCGGAAGGGGTCCGCGCCGCCGACGGCGACCCCGTCCGCGCGCTCGGCGCCATCGACGCCGGGCGGCTCGCCGCGCTCGCCGCCGACCCCGACTTCCAGGCCCGGCTGCGGGCGGCGGCCGAGGACCTCGACCGCTATCTGACCGAACCCCGCTGGTACCAGCGGCAGCCCGGCGACCTGCCTGCCGCGATCGGCTACTTCTCGCCCGAGTTCGGCGTCACCGCCGCCCTCCCGCAGTACTCCGGCGGCCTCGGCATCCTGGCCGGCGACCACCTCAAGGCCGCCAGCGACCTCGGCGTGCCGCTGATCGCCGTCGGACTGCTCTACCGGCACGGCTACTTCCGGCAGTCGCTCTCCCGCGACGGCTGGCAGCAGGAGCACTACCCGGTGCTCGACCCGGGCGAACTCCCGCTCTCCCTGCTGCGCGAACCCGACGGCACCCCCGCCCGGGTCACCCTCGCCCTGCCCGGCGGGCGCTCGCTGCACGCCCACATCTGGATCGCCCGGGTCGGCCGGGTCCCGCTCCTCATGCTCGACTCGGACGTCGAGGAGAACGCCCCCGGCGAACGCGAGGTCACCGACCGGCTCTACGGCGGCGGCAGCGAGCACCGGCTGCTCCAGGAGATGCTGCTCGGCATCGGCGGCGTCCGCGCGCTCCGTACGTACGCCAGGCTCACCGGCACCCCCGCGCCCGAGGTCTTCCACACCAACGAGGGCCACGCGGGCTTCCTCGGCCTCGAACGCATCCGCGAGCTCGCCGAACCGGCGGCGGACGGGCGCCCCGGGCTCGACTTCGACGCCGCCCTGGAGGCCGTCCGCGCCGGGACCGTGTTCACCACCCACACCCCCGTCCCGGCCGGCATCGACCGCTTCGACCGCACCCTGGTCGCCCGCCACCTCGGCGAGGACGGCGCGCTGCCCGGCGTCGACACCGGCCGGATCCTCGCCCTCGGCGACGAGACCCCGCTCGGCGGCGACCCCGGCGTCTTCAACATGGCCGCCATGGGACTGCGGCTCGCCCGCCGCGCCAACGGCGTGTCCACCCTGCACGGCGCCGTCAGCCGCGCCATGTTCGCCGGACTCTGGCCCGGCTTCGACGCCGACGAGGTCCCGCTGACCTCCGTCACCAACGGCGTGCACGCCCCCACCTGGACCGCCCCCGAGGTCGCCGGGCTCGCCCCCGACGCCACCGACGGCGAGCTGTGGGAGCTGCGCCGCACCCTGCGCGAGCGGCTCGTCCTCGACGTACGGCAGCGGCTGCGGGCCTCCTGGCGGCAGCGCGGCGCGGCCGCCGCCGAACTCGGCTGGACCGACTCCGTCCTCGACCCCGACGTCCTCACCATCGGCTTCGCCCGCCGGGTCCCCTCGTACAAGCGGCTCACCCTCATGCTCCGCGACAAGGACCGGCTGCGGTCGCTGCTCCTTCACCCCGAGCGGCCGGTGCAGCTGGTCGTCGCGGGCAAGGCGCACCCGGCGGACGACGGCGGCAAGAAGCTGGTGCAGGAGCTGGTGCGGTTCGCCGACGACCCGCGGGTCCGGCACCGGATCGTCTTCCTGCCCGACTACGGCATGGGCATGGCCCGCGGTCTCTACCCCGGCTGCGACGTGTGGCTGAACAACCCGCTGCGCCCCCTTGAGGCGTGCGGCACCAGCGGGATGAAGGCCGCGCTCAACGGCTGCCTCAACCTCTCCGTCCTGGACGGCTGGTGGGACGAGTGGTTCGAGCCCGACTTCGGCTGGGCCATCCCCACCGCCGACGGCGCCGCCGCGCTCGACGAGGAGCGGCGCGACGACCTGGAGGCGGCCGCGCTCTACGAGCTGATCGAGCGCCGCGTCGCCCCCCGCTTCTACGACCGGGGCGCCGACGGGGTGCCGGCCGGCTGGACCGCGATGGTCCGCCGCACCCTCGCCGACCTCGGCCCCAAGGTGCTCGCCGACCGCATGGTCCAGGAGTACGTGGAGCGGCTCTACGCCCCCGCGGCCGCCGCCCACCGGGCCCTCGGCCCCGACGCGGCCCGCGAACTCGCCGCCTGGAAGGCCCGGGTACGCGCCGCCTGGCCCAAGGTCTCCGTCGACCACGTCGAGGTCGGCGACGACCTCCGCGACGCGGAACTCGGCGCGACCCCGGCGGTCCGGGTCCGCGTGTCCCTCGGCGAGCTCCACCCCGACGACGTCGAGGTCCAGGTCGTCACCGGCCGCGTCGACGCCGACGACCGCCTCCTCTCCCCCCGCACCGCCGTCCTCAAGCCCGCGGGCGGCCCGGACCTGGAGGGCCGCCTCCCCTACGCGGGCGCCCTCTCCCTGGACCGCACGGGCCCCTTCGGCTGCACGGTCCGCGTCCTCCCCGCCCATCCCCTCCTCACCCACCCGGCCGAACTCGGCCTGGCGGCCCTCCCGGCGGAGACGACGGGGGAGGGGGCGGGGGTGCTGCTGCGCTGA
- a CDS encoding sensor histidine kinase, translating to MRERLFDLGLWLLLCVPVLLRSDPADGGSWTQVAVGVAVLGGCVAVSRRWPLLPLAVTVAVSLPATLELFTPSYSLALVAFGYLAGRRQEQSRGAWWLFGAVAAVGLVLTRFTGTSLGPWFTLLLAIALAVVAPWLIGRYVRQYDRLVRSGWELADRMEREQAAVADRERLRERSRIAGDMHDSLGHDLALIAVRAGALEVDPALGPDQQHAAGELRRAAADATERLRDVIGVLREDHTAPPTTPPAETLPALLARAHASGLPITLTGAPVPNLPGMPGRALHRVVQEALTNAAKHAPGAPITVTVEVEEPGDTVRVRVANGPAGDFSRGPAGGPGSDTDTPRGPAGGTGAPRGANPPGRSAGTSHATATGTGLVGLDERVRLAGGSLDHGASPDGGFVLTATVPRRAPVAAPAAAPTSARELDRARREVRRDLVRAIWIPIALLVALTALVGAVAVWTQSRSYLEPDNYARLLVGRPYADLSDDLPDHPLPTAPPGLPPEPSSADECRYYRSTVFAAVPVYRLCFTDGRLVSKDRLG from the coding sequence ATGCGTGAGCGCCTCTTCGACCTCGGTCTGTGGCTGCTGCTCTGCGTCCCGGTGCTGCTGCGCTCCGACCCCGCGGACGGCGGCTCGTGGACCCAGGTCGCGGTGGGTGTGGCCGTCCTCGGCGGGTGCGTCGCGGTCAGCCGGCGGTGGCCGCTGCTGCCGCTCGCCGTCACGGTCGCGGTCAGCCTGCCCGCCACCCTGGAGCTGTTCACCCCCTCGTACAGCCTCGCCCTGGTCGCCTTCGGGTATCTCGCCGGGCGGCGGCAGGAGCAGAGCCGGGGCGCGTGGTGGCTGTTCGGCGCGGTGGCGGCGGTGGGCCTGGTGCTCACCCGGTTCACCGGGACCTCGCTCGGGCCGTGGTTCACGCTGCTGCTCGCGATCGCGCTCGCGGTCGTGGCGCCGTGGCTGATCGGGCGTTACGTACGCCAGTACGACCGGCTCGTACGCAGCGGCTGGGAGCTGGCGGACCGGATGGAGCGCGAGCAGGCGGCGGTCGCGGACCGGGAGCGGCTGCGCGAACGGTCCCGCATCGCGGGCGACATGCACGACTCCCTCGGCCACGACCTGGCGCTCATCGCGGTCCGCGCGGGCGCCCTGGAGGTCGACCCGGCCCTCGGCCCGGACCAGCAGCACGCGGCGGGCGAACTCCGCCGTGCGGCGGCGGACGCGACCGAGCGTCTCCGGGACGTGATCGGCGTGCTCCGGGAGGACCACACGGCACCCCCGACGACCCCACCCGCCGAAACGCTCCCCGCCCTGCTCGCCCGCGCCCACGCCTCCGGCCTCCCGATCACCCTCACCGGCGCCCCGGTGCCGAACCTGCCCGGCATGCCCGGCCGCGCGCTCCACCGGGTCGTCCAGGAGGCCCTGACCAATGCGGCCAAGCACGCACCGGGCGCCCCGATCACGGTGACGGTGGAGGTGGAGGAGCCCGGCGACACGGTCCGGGTACGGGTGGCCAACGGCCCGGCCGGCGACTTCTCGCGCGGGCCCGCCGGCGGTCCGGGCAGCGATACGGACACCCCGCGCGGGCCCGCCGGCGGGACGGGCGCCCCGCGGGGCGCCAACCCGCCCGGCCGCAGTGCCGGCACGTCGCACGCGACGGCCACCGGCACCGGTCTCGTGGGCCTCGACGAGCGGGTGCGGCTCGCGGGGGGTTCGCTCGATCACGGGGCGTCCCCGGACGGGGGCTTCGTCCTGACGGCCACGGTGCCCCGGCGGGCGCCGGTGGCGGCGCCGGCCGCCGCACCGACCTCGGCGCGTGAACTGGACCGGGCCCGCCGGGAGGTGCGCCGCGACCTGGTCCGGGCGATCTGGATCCCGATCGCGCTGCTCGTCGCCCTGACCGCGCTGGTGGGCGCGGTCGCCGTCTGGACCCAGTCCCGCTCCTACCTGGAGCCCGACAACTACGCGCGCCTCCTCGTCGGCCGGCCCTACGCCGACCTGTCCGACGACCTCCCCGACCACCCCCTCCCCACCGCCCCGCCCGGCCTCCCGCCGGAGCCGTCGTCCGCGGACGAGTGCCGGTACTACCGCTCCACCGTCTTCGCGGCGGTTCCGGTGTACCGGCTCTGCTTCACCGACGGCCGGCTGGTCTCGAAGGACCGGCTGGGCTGA
- a CDS encoding response regulator, whose protein sequence is MIRVLLADDETMIRAGVRAILATDPGIEVVAEAGDGHQAVELARLHRPDVALLDIRMPRLDGLGAAEELRRAAPGTAVVVLTTFSEDAYIERALGSGVSGFLLKSGDPRELIAGVRAVAGGGAALSPLVARRVIDTLGGERLGRAADARDRLAPLTGREREVVALLAAGLSNQEIAERLHVVEATVKAHVSAVLGRLGLRNRVQLAVLAYEAGLVPGTSDADADASDA, encoded by the coding sequence ATGATCAGGGTGCTGCTTGCCGACGACGAGACGATGATCCGGGCCGGGGTACGGGCGATCCTCGCCACCGACCCCGGGATCGAGGTGGTCGCCGAGGCCGGGGACGGGCACCAGGCGGTCGAACTGGCCCGGCTGCACCGCCCCGACGTGGCCCTGCTCGACATCCGGATGCCCCGGCTCGACGGGCTCGGCGCGGCCGAGGAGCTGCGGCGGGCGGCGCCCGGGACGGCGGTCGTGGTGCTCACCACCTTCTCGGAGGACGCGTACATCGAGCGGGCCCTGGGCAGCGGCGTGAGCGGCTTCCTGCTGAAGTCCGGGGATCCGCGCGAGCTGATCGCCGGGGTGCGGGCGGTCGCGGGCGGCGGGGCGGCGCTCTCGCCCCTCGTCGCCCGCCGGGTCATCGACACCCTCGGCGGCGAGCGGCTCGGCCGGGCCGCCGACGCCCGGGACCGGCTGGCGCCGCTCACCGGCCGCGAACGGGAGGTGGTGGCGCTGCTCGCGGCCGGCCTGTCGAATCAGGAGATCGCCGAGCGGCTCCATGTGGTGGAGGCGACCGTCAAGGCGCATGTGAGCGCGGTTCTTGGCCGTCTGGGCCTGCGCAACCGGGTGCAGCTCGCGGTCCTCGCGTACGAGGCGGGCCTGGTCCCGGGCACGTCGGATGCGGATGCGGACGCGTCGGATGCGTGA